One stretch of Streptomyces sp. R21 DNA includes these proteins:
- a CDS encoding ABC transporter substrate-binding protein, with the protein MMRRRTTLLTSCTALALALGATACGGGPVSAGGGDKPLSGQTVDVAGVWSGSEQKNFQKVLDAFTEKTGAKTRFTSTGDNVSTVVGSKIEGGNAPDVVMVPQVGVLQQFAKKGWLKPLSKTTQQSVDAEYASVWKNYGSVDGTLYGLYFKAAHKSTVWYSPAALDQAGVKPPTTYDAMLKAGHTVSDSGLAAFSVAGQDGWTLTDWFENIYLSQAGPEKYDALAAHKIKWTDPTVVDALTTLGKLFKDKQLIAGGQKGALNTDFPGSVEKVFGPKAEAGMVYEGDFVAGVAKDQFGRKIGQDADFFPFPAVGGGKAPVVSGGDAAVVLKDGKNQKAGMALLEYLATPEASAVWAKAGGFLSPNKKLALTSYGDDVTRETAKSLVTAGDSVRFDMSDQAPAAFGGTKGAGEWKLLQDFLRDPSDPKGTAAKLENAAAKAYQG; encoded by the coding sequence ATGATGCGACGACGTACGACCCTGCTCACGAGCTGCACCGCCCTCGCCCTGGCGCTCGGCGCCACCGCCTGTGGAGGCGGCCCCGTCTCCGCGGGCGGCGGAGACAAGCCGCTCAGCGGCCAGACGGTCGACGTGGCCGGTGTCTGGTCCGGCAGCGAGCAGAAGAACTTCCAGAAGGTGCTGGACGCCTTCACCGAGAAGACCGGCGCCAAGACCCGGTTCACCTCCACCGGTGACAACGTCTCCACCGTCGTCGGCAGCAAGATCGAGGGCGGCAACGCCCCCGACGTGGTGATGGTCCCGCAGGTCGGCGTGCTCCAGCAGTTCGCGAAGAAGGGCTGGCTCAAGCCGCTGTCCAAGACCACCCAGCAGTCGGTCGACGCCGAATACGCGAGCGTGTGGAAGAACTACGGCAGCGTCGACGGCACCCTGTACGGCCTCTACTTCAAGGCCGCCCACAAGTCGACCGTCTGGTACAGCCCCGCCGCCCTCGACCAGGCGGGCGTCAAGCCGCCGACGACGTACGACGCCATGCTGAAGGCCGGACACACCGTCTCCGACTCGGGCCTCGCCGCCTTCTCCGTCGCCGGACAGGACGGCTGGACCCTCACCGACTGGTTCGAGAACATCTACCTCTCCCAGGCCGGACCCGAGAAGTACGATGCGCTGGCCGCCCACAAGATCAAGTGGACCGACCCGACGGTCGTCGACGCCCTCACCACGCTCGGCAAGCTGTTCAAGGACAAGCAGCTGATAGCCGGCGGCCAGAAGGGCGCCCTGAACACCGACTTCCCGGGCTCGGTCGAGAAGGTCTTCGGACCCAAGGCCGAGGCGGGCATGGTCTACGAGGGCGACTTCGTCGCCGGAGTCGCCAAGGACCAGTTCGGCAGGAAGATCGGCCAGGACGCCGACTTCTTCCCCTTCCCCGCGGTCGGCGGCGGCAAGGCGCCCGTGGTCAGCGGCGGCGACGCGGCGGTCGTCCTCAAGGACGGCAAGAACCAGAAGGCCGGCATGGCACTCCTGGAGTACTTGGCGACCCCCGAGGCGTCCGCCGTCTGGGCGAAGGCGGGCGGCTTCCTCTCCCCGAACAAGAAGCTCGCCCTCACCTCCTACGGCGACGACGTCACCCGCGAGACCGCCAAGTCCCTTGTCACCGCCGGGGATTCGGTCCGCTTCGACATGTCCGACCAGGCCCCGGCCGCGTTCGGCGGCACCAAGGGCGCGGGCGAGTGGAAGCTCCTCCAGGACTTCCTGCGCGACCCGTCCGACCCGAAGGGGACCGCGGCGAAGCTGGAGAACGCGGCGGCCAAGGCCTACCAGGGCTGA
- a CDS encoding ABC transporter permease subunit, giving the protein MTSTLVKETSPQATAPVADRRRRARRRGRIVAALFVLPALLLLGALVVYPVLFSVGRSFFDASGNRFVGGDNYAEMFQDPATLKAIRNTVVWVVVAPALLTGLGLILAVLVEKVRWATAFKLLLFMPMAVSFLAAGIIFRLAYDEDPDKGVLNAAVVSVHDAFKGTSSYPTARARDGHGLTKSADGSYRTSATASPGHTVGLGLVGVLPGDLPRDAKPAYAAAGQQATSGELRGVVYLDFTPGGGGEQGKVDKAESGLPGMKVEAVRDDGETVASTTTAADGSFRFGDLDSGSSYALRLPESNFAPPYEGVSWLGPALVTPAIIGAYLWIWTGFAMVLIGAGLAALPRDALEAARMDGANEWQIFRRITVPLLAPVLTVVFVTLVINVMKVFDLVYIIAPGPVQEDATVLATQMWLVSFGGGNNQGLGSALGVLLLLLVVPAMVFNVRRFRRSQR; this is encoded by the coding sequence GTGACCAGCACCCTCGTGAAAGAGACGAGCCCACAGGCCACCGCCCCCGTGGCCGACCGCAGACGCCGGGCAAGGCGGCGCGGACGGATCGTCGCCGCGCTCTTCGTCCTCCCCGCCCTGCTGCTGCTCGGCGCACTCGTCGTCTACCCCGTGCTCTTCTCCGTCGGCCGCAGCTTCTTCGACGCCTCCGGCAACCGGTTCGTGGGCGGCGACAACTACGCCGAGATGTTCCAGGACCCCGCCACCCTCAAGGCCATCCGCAACACCGTCGTCTGGGTGGTCGTGGCCCCGGCCCTGCTGACCGGCCTCGGCCTGATCCTCGCCGTCCTGGTGGAGAAGGTCCGCTGGGCCACCGCCTTCAAGCTGCTGCTCTTCATGCCCATGGCGGTCTCCTTCCTCGCCGCGGGCATCATCTTCCGGCTCGCGTACGACGAGGACCCCGACAAGGGCGTTCTCAACGCCGCCGTCGTCTCGGTGCACGACGCCTTCAAGGGCACGTCGTCGTACCCGACCGCCCGGGCGCGCGACGGACACGGCCTGACCAAGAGCGCTGACGGCTCCTACCGTACGAGCGCCACCGCGTCCCCCGGTCACACCGTCGGCCTCGGACTGGTGGGTGTCCTCCCCGGCGACCTGCCGAGGGACGCGAAGCCCGCGTACGCCGCGGCCGGACAGCAGGCCACCTCGGGCGAACTCCGCGGTGTCGTCTACCTGGACTTCACGCCCGGCGGGGGAGGGGAACAGGGCAAGGTCGACAAGGCGGAGAGCGGGCTGCCCGGGATGAAGGTCGAGGCGGTACGGGACGACGGGGAGACCGTCGCGAGCACCACGACCGCCGCCGACGGGTCCTTCCGCTTCGGAGACCTCGACTCCGGTTCGTCGTACGCCCTGCGGCTGCCCGAGTCGAACTTCGCCCCGCCCTACGAGGGTGTCTCCTGGCTCGGCCCGGCCCTCGTCACGCCCGCCATCATCGGCGCGTATCTCTGGATCTGGACCGGCTTCGCCATGGTGCTGATCGGCGCCGGGCTCGCCGCGTTGCCGCGCGACGCGCTGGAGGCGGCCCGGATGGACGGCGCGAACGAGTGGCAGATCTTCCGCCGGATCACCGTGCCGCTGCTCGCCCCCGTGCTCACCGTGGTCTTCGTGACCCTGGTGATCAACGTGATGAAGGTCTTCGACCTCGTCTACATCATCGCGCCGGGCCCCGTGCAGGAGGACGCCACCGTGCTGGCCACCCAGATGTGGCTGGTGTCCTTCGGTGGCGGCAACAACCAGGGCCTGGGCAGCGCGCTCGGCGTCCTGCTGCTGCTCCTGGTGGTCCCGGCCATGGTCTTCAACGTCCGCCGTTTCCGAAGGAGTCAACGATGA
- a CDS encoding glycoside hydrolase family 13 protein, which yields MHNRWHEQTGRRVSLNTHRWWRDAVIYQVYVRSFLDSTGDGIGDLAGVRAGLPYLKKLGVDGIWLSPFYPSPQHDHGYDVADYRDVDPLFGDLAEFDLLMTDARRLGIKVLLDIVPNHCSHEHPWFQEALAAAPGSAARARFHIADGRGPDGAEPPNNWHSMFGGPAWSRITEPVGTPGQWYLHMFTPEQPDWNWRNPEIGADFEHILRFWLDRGVDGFRIDVAAGLFKHPELPDSDDPEVDARTRDSVNPLAWNQPEVHDVWRDWRAVCEEYTARDGQERLLVGEVSVPTAREHAEYVRHDELHQAFFFDLLSAPWDPDAFRKVIAEAMQDIAGTGSTVTWVLNNHDQVRTVTRYGELGTEGSGLGAARARAAALLMLALPGAAYIYQGEELGLPEVVDLPDDVLTDPIFHRTGSRARIRGGCRVPLPWSGHASPFGFTSGAESAKPWLPQPAYFAEYATDRALADTRSFWHLYRDGLQLRSALPQLGEGELRWLDTPPGVLGFVRGDGLVCAVNFGTAPAPAPVSGTPLLSSGPCSPGVLPGSTAAWWISDSTNP from the coding sequence ATGCATAACCGCTGGCACGAACAGACAGGTCGACGGGTGTCTCTCAACACGCACCGCTGGTGGCGCGACGCAGTGATCTACCAGGTGTACGTCCGCAGCTTTCTGGACAGCACCGGCGACGGCATCGGCGACCTCGCCGGAGTCCGGGCGGGGCTGCCGTACCTGAAGAAACTCGGGGTCGACGGCATCTGGCTGAGCCCCTTCTACCCCTCGCCGCAGCACGACCACGGCTACGACGTCGCCGACTACCGCGACGTGGACCCGCTCTTCGGCGACCTCGCCGAGTTCGACCTGCTGATGACCGACGCCCGGCGGCTCGGCATCAAGGTGCTCCTCGACATCGTCCCCAACCACTGCTCCCACGAGCACCCCTGGTTCCAGGAGGCGCTGGCCGCGGCGCCCGGCAGCGCGGCCCGCGCCCGCTTCCACATCGCCGACGGCCGCGGCCCGGACGGGGCCGAGCCGCCCAACAACTGGCACTCCATGTTCGGCGGCCCCGCCTGGTCCCGGATCACCGAGCCGGTCGGCACACCCGGTCAGTGGTACCTGCACATGTTCACGCCCGAGCAGCCCGACTGGAACTGGCGCAACCCCGAGATAGGCGCCGACTTCGAGCACATCCTGCGCTTCTGGCTGGACCGCGGTGTCGACGGCTTCCGCATCGACGTGGCCGCGGGCCTCTTCAAGCACCCCGAGCTGCCCGACTCCGACGACCCCGAGGTCGACGCCCGCACCCGCGACTCCGTCAACCCGCTCGCCTGGAACCAGCCCGAGGTGCACGACGTCTGGCGGGACTGGCGAGCGGTGTGCGAGGAGTACACCGCCCGCGACGGTCAGGAGCGGCTGCTCGTCGGCGAGGTCTCCGTGCCGACCGCCCGCGAACACGCCGAGTACGTCCGCCACGACGAGCTCCACCAGGCGTTCTTCTTCGACCTGCTCAGCGCCCCCTGGGACCCCGACGCCTTCCGCAAGGTCATCGCCGAGGCCATGCAGGACATCGCGGGCACCGGCTCCACCGTCACCTGGGTCCTCAACAACCACGACCAGGTCCGCACCGTCACCCGGTACGGCGAGCTCGGCACCGAGGGCAGCGGCCTCGGCGCCGCCCGCGCCCGCGCCGCCGCGCTGCTGATGCTGGCGCTGCCCGGAGCCGCGTACATCTACCAGGGCGAGGAGCTGGGCCTGCCCGAGGTCGTCGACCTGCCCGACGACGTGCTCACCGACCCGATCTTCCACCGCACCGGAAGCCGCGCCCGGATCCGCGGCGGCTGCCGCGTCCCGCTGCCGTGGTCGGGACACGCCTCGCCGTTCGGCTTCACCTCCGGCGCCGAGAGCGCGAAGCCGTGGCTGCCGCAGCCCGCCTACTTCGCCGAGTACGCCACCGACCGTGCCCTCGCCGACACCCGCTCCTTCTGGCACCTCTACCGCGACGGCCTCCAACTCCGCTCGGCACTGCCCCAGTTGGGTGAGGGAGAGCTGCGCTGGCTGGACACCCCGCCCGGCGTCCTCGGCTTCGTCCGCGGCGACGGCCTGGTCTGCGCCGTCAACTTCGGTACGGCACCGGCGCCCGCGCCCGTCTCCGGCACCCCTCTGCTGTCCAGCGGCCCCTGTTCCCCCGGCGTCCTGCCGGGCTCGACGGCCGCCTGGTGGATCAGCGACTCCACCAATCCCTGA
- a CDS encoding ABC transporter ATP-binding protein — protein sequence MTLTPPLPRAEPLLRAEGLVKTHYGEGAPAHAVRGVDLALKQGEFVAVTGPSGAGKSTLLHLLGGLQRPDSGSIWLDGECTDTYGEARWAVERRRRIGIVFQFFNLVSNLSVADNVELPALLAGVSAKQARTEREQLLAELGLTGKERSMPGELSGGEQQRVALARALVNHPPLLLADEPAGSLDSKGTREVMRLLSRFHGRGQTILLVTHDARLASAADRVISFFDGRIADDAELDGGTPSRGAGISGVLELRD from the coding sequence ATGACCCTCACCCCTCCTCTGCCGCGTGCCGAGCCTCTGCTGCGTGCCGAGGGTCTGGTGAAGACCCACTACGGCGAGGGCGCGCCCGCGCATGCCGTGCGCGGCGTGGACCTCGCGCTGAAGCAGGGCGAATTCGTCGCCGTCACCGGCCCGTCCGGCGCCGGGAAGTCGACCCTGCTGCATCTGCTCGGCGGGCTCCAGCGGCCGGACTCCGGCAGCATCTGGCTCGACGGCGAGTGCACCGACACCTACGGCGAGGCCCGCTGGGCGGTCGAGCGCAGGCGCCGTATCGGCATCGTCTTCCAGTTCTTCAACCTGGTGTCGAACCTGTCGGTCGCCGACAACGTCGAACTGCCCGCCCTGCTCGCCGGAGTCTCCGCCAAGCAGGCGCGCACCGAGCGCGAGCAGCTGCTGGCCGAGCTGGGCCTCACCGGCAAGGAGCGCAGCATGCCGGGCGAGCTGTCCGGCGGCGAGCAGCAGCGGGTCGCGCTGGCCCGGGCACTGGTCAACCACCCGCCCCTGCTGCTGGCCGACGAGCCCGCGGGCAGCCTCGACAGCAAGGGCACGCGCGAGGTCATGCGGCTGCTGTCCCGCTTCCACGGGCGCGGCCAGACCATCCTGCTGGTCACCCATGACGCGCGGCTCGCGAGCGCCGCGGACCGGGTGATCAGCTTCTTCGACGGACGGATCGCCGACGACGCGGAGCTGGACGGCGGCACGCCGTCGCGCGGCGCGGGGATATCCGGCGTGCTGGAACTGAGGGACTGA
- a CDS encoding carbohydrate ABC transporter permease produces the protein MNALRRGLGNSLVQAFLVLVGLVWLTPLAGLFLSSLRSAQDQASGGWWTAIASPGQLSFDNYSALLGNSGMTQAFWNTVLISVPTTTLVVVIAALAGYAFAWLEFPLREPLFLLVVALLVVPVQIGLLPVAKLFGQLGLFGTIPGVVLFHVAYGLPFAVFLLRNYFAEMPKEMLEAARMDGGTEWRIFTRLVLPVGRPAIASLAIFQFLWVWNDMLVALLFADSSSQPLTVELQSQIRQFGSNIDVLAPGAFLSLVVPVVVFFAFQRHFVQGVMAGSVK, from the coding sequence ATGAACGCGCTCAGGCGAGGGCTCGGCAACAGCCTGGTGCAGGCGTTCCTCGTGCTGGTCGGGCTGGTGTGGCTCACGCCGCTCGCGGGTCTGTTCCTGTCGTCGTTGCGCTCGGCGCAGGACCAGGCGAGCGGCGGCTGGTGGACGGCTATCGCCAGCCCTGGGCAGCTGTCCTTCGACAACTACTCGGCGCTGCTGGGCAATTCGGGGATGACGCAGGCCTTCTGGAACACCGTGCTGATCTCGGTGCCGACCACGACGCTCGTCGTCGTGATCGCCGCGCTGGCCGGATACGCCTTCGCCTGGCTGGAGTTCCCTCTGCGGGAACCGCTCTTCCTGCTGGTCGTGGCCCTGTTGGTGGTTCCGGTCCAGATCGGTCTGCTGCCGGTGGCCAAACTCTTCGGGCAGCTGGGCCTGTTCGGCACGATTCCCGGTGTCGTCCTCTTCCACGTCGCCTACGGGCTGCCGTTCGCCGTCTTCCTGTTGCGCAACTACTTCGCCGAGATGCCGAAGGAGATGCTGGAGGCGGCGCGGATGGACGGGGGCACGGAGTGGCGCATCTTCACGCGGCTCGTCCTGCCCGTCGGGCGGCCGGCCATCGCCAGTCTCGCGATCTTCCAGTTCCTGTGGGTCTGGAACGACATGCTTGTCGCGCTGCTCTTCGCCGACAGTTCCTCGCAGCCGTTGACGGTTGAACTCCAGTCCCAGATACGGCAGTTCGGCAGCAACATCGATGTGCTGGCGCCGGGGGCGTTCCTGTCGCTGGTGGTTCCGGTGGTCGTCTTCTTCGCCTTCCAGAGGCACTTTGTGCAGGGGGTTATGGCGGGGTCGGTGAAGTGA
- the pgl gene encoding 6-phosphogluconolactonase: MSTPQLVVHRDKELMAQAAAARLITKVVDAQASRGYASVVLTGGRNGNGLLAALAAAPARDAVDWGRLDLWWGDERFLPEGDPERNVTQARAALLDSVPLDPKRVHAMPASDGPYGADADAAAAAYASELARAAGPENHGAVPTFDVLMLGVGPDTHVASLFPELPAVRETERMVVGVHGAPKPPPTRVSLTLPAIRAAREVWLLAAGEDKAQAAAIALSGAGEVQAPAAGAYGRSRTLWLLDAAAASQLPRSLYPPASP, translated from the coding sequence GTGAGTACTCCGCAGCTCGTCGTCCACCGCGACAAGGAGCTGATGGCCCAGGCCGCCGCGGCCCGGCTGATCACGAAGGTCGTGGACGCGCAGGCCTCGCGCGGCTACGCCTCCGTGGTCCTCACCGGCGGCCGCAACGGCAACGGGCTGCTCGCCGCGCTGGCCGCCGCGCCCGCCCGGGACGCCGTCGACTGGGGCCGCCTCGACCTGTGGTGGGGCGACGAGCGGTTCCTGCCCGAGGGCGACCCCGAGCGCAATGTCACGCAGGCTCGCGCGGCCCTGCTGGACTCCGTTCCGCTCGACCCGAAGCGGGTGCACGCCATGCCCGCCTCGGACGGGCCGTACGGCGCCGATGCCGACGCGGCGGCTGCCGCGTACGCCTCGGAGCTCGCCCGGGCCGCGGGGCCCGAGAACCACGGTGCCGTTCCGACCTTCGACGTCCTGATGCTCGGCGTCGGGCCGGACACCCATGTGGCCTCGCTCTTCCCGGAGTTGCCCGCGGTGCGGGAGACGGAGCGGATGGTCGTCGGCGTGCACGGCGCGCCGAAGCCGCCGCCCACCCGGGTCTCCCTCACGCTGCCCGCGATCCGGGCGGCGCGTGAGGTGTGGCTCCTCGCGGCCGGCGAGGACAAGGCCCAGGCCGCGGCGATCGCCCTCTCGGGCGCGGGCGAGGTACAGGCCCCGGCGGCCGGGGCCTACGGCCGCTCGCGCACGCTGTGGCTGCTGGACGCGGCGGCGGCATCCCAGCTACCGCGGTCGCTGTATCCGCCGGCTTCGCCGTGA
- a CDS encoding ABC transporter substrate-binding protein, producing the protein MRWIRAAGRGLLVVAVVLSGYVASGTGAGGARESGRGPLTLATAGDLTSYLGPQLDGWNRTHPGEKVTLVELPDSADETHAQMTTDLRGGDRSRFDVLNIDVAWTSEFAAAGWISPLDGARFPLGSFLPPVVDTARYEGRLYAVPYVTNAGLLLYRKDILAKEGVAPPRTWAELEHQAKTIAPKYGLGGYAGQFLPYEGLTVNAAEAVYSAGGTILGDEGERVTVNSAAAREGIGFLARGVREGWIPKKALTYKEEESKQAFQDGHLLFLRNWPYAYVGASAKGSAVAGKVGAVPLPGPDGPGTSVLGGSNLAVNTHARHPDSARRLIAYLTSEPVQRQVLTKGALPPVRAALYEDPELIREFPYLPTLRESVLAAAPRPKSPRYDQVSLVVQAVVADALTGHETPRAAVQRLARELAAISRR; encoded by the coding sequence ATGCGGTGGATACGCGCCGCCGGTAGGGGCCTCCTGGTCGTGGCAGTGGTCCTGAGCGGTTATGTGGCCTCCGGAACAGGGGCCGGCGGGGCTCGTGAGAGCGGCCGGGGCCCCCTCACGCTGGCCACCGCCGGCGATCTCACCAGCTATCTGGGACCACAGCTCGACGGCTGGAACCGCACCCACCCCGGCGAGAAGGTCACCCTCGTCGAGCTGCCGGACTCCGCCGACGAGACCCACGCGCAGATGACCACCGACCTGCGCGGCGGCGACCGCAGCCGCTTCGACGTGCTGAACATCGACGTCGCCTGGACCTCGGAGTTCGCCGCCGCGGGCTGGATATCCCCGCTGGACGGCGCCCGCTTCCCGCTGGGCAGCTTCCTGCCGCCGGTCGTCGACACCGCGAGGTACGAGGGAAGGCTGTACGCCGTCCCGTACGTCACCAACGCGGGCCTGCTCCTCTACCGCAAGGACATCCTCGCCAAGGAGGGCGTCGCACCGCCGCGCACCTGGGCGGAGCTGGAGCACCAGGCCAAGACCATCGCCCCGAAGTACGGGCTCGGCGGCTACGCGGGCCAGTTCCTGCCCTACGAGGGCCTCACCGTGAACGCCGCCGAGGCGGTCTACTCGGCGGGCGGCACGATCCTCGGCGACGAGGGCGAACGCGTCACGGTGAACTCCGCCGCCGCCCGCGAGGGCATCGGGTTCCTCGCCCGCGGGGTGCGCGAGGGCTGGATCCCGAAGAAGGCGCTGACGTACAAGGAAGAGGAGTCCAAGCAGGCCTTCCAGGACGGGCACCTGCTCTTCCTGCGCAACTGGCCGTACGCCTATGTCGGCGCCTCCGCGAAGGGCTCCGCCGTCGCCGGCAAGGTCGGCGCGGTGCCGCTGCCCGGACCCGACGGACCGGGAACGAGCGTGCTCGGCGGCTCCAACCTCGCGGTCAACACGCACGCCCGGCACCCGGACTCCGCCCGGCGGCTCATCGCCTACCTCACGAGCGAGCCCGTGCAGCGGCAGGTGCTCACCAAGGGGGCGCTGCCGCCCGTAAGAGCCGCGCTCTACGAGGATCCGGAACTGATCCGGGAATTCCCCTACCTGCCCACGCTGCGCGAGAGCGTGCTCGCCGCCGCCCCGCGCCCCAAGAGCCCGCGCTACGACCAGGTCAGCCTGGTCGTGCAGGCGGTGGTGGCCGACGCGCTGACGGGGCACGAAACGCCCCGGGCGGCGGTCCAGCGGCTGGCGCGGGAACTGGCCGCGATCTCGCGTCGCTAG
- the opcA gene encoding glucose-6-phosphate dehydrogenase assembly protein OpcA: protein MKIDLTDTTASKINKALVQGRRAIGTPAVGMVLTLVIVTDEENAYDALKAANEASREHPSRTLVVVKRVSRSPRDRTKSRLDAEVRVGVEAGTGETVVLRLYGEVVGHAQSVVLPLLLPDAPVVVWWPVNAPHDPARDPLGALAQRRVTDTYAAEVPVRELSARAEAYTPGDTDLAWTRITPWRSMLAAALDQVTCQVEEVEVEGEEFNPSCELLAMWLADRLDVPVKRSLSSGPGLTAVRMGTSCGPIVLDRPDGSLATLSIEGQPDRAVALKRRETSELIAEELRRLDPDDTYASALRYGVDRLSANAAEASSEAPGAGGGTAVATATKAPAAKKAAAKRAPAKKAAAK from the coding sequence ATGAAGATAGACCTGACGGACACCACTGCCAGCAAGATCAACAAGGCGCTCGTACAGGGCCGCCGCGCCATCGGCACCCCCGCCGTCGGCATGGTCCTCACCCTCGTCATCGTCACCGACGAGGAGAACGCCTACGACGCCCTGAAGGCAGCCAACGAGGCCTCGCGCGAGCACCCCTCGCGCACCCTCGTGGTCGTCAAGCGGGTCTCCCGCTCACCCCGCGACCGCACGAAGTCGCGCCTCGACGCCGAGGTACGGGTGGGCGTGGAGGCGGGCACCGGCGAGACGGTCGTCCTGCGGCTGTACGGCGAGGTCGTGGGCCACGCCCAGTCGGTGGTCCTTCCGCTTCTGCTGCCGGACGCCCCCGTCGTCGTCTGGTGGCCGGTGAACGCGCCGCACGACCCGGCCAGGGACCCGCTCGGCGCCCTCGCGCAGCGCCGGGTCACGGACACCTACGCGGCCGAGGTCCCGGTCCGGGAGCTGAGCGCCCGCGCCGAGGCCTACACACCCGGTGACACCGACCTCGCGTGGACCCGCATCACGCCCTGGCGCTCCATGCTGGCCGCCGCCCTCGACCAGGTCACCTGCCAGGTCGAGGAGGTCGAGGTGGAGGGCGAGGAGTTCAACCCCAGCTGCGAGCTGCTCGCGATGTGGCTGGCGGACCGGCTCGACGTCCCCGTCAAGCGCTCGCTGTCCTCCGGTCCCGGCCTGACCGCCGTCCGGATGGGCACCAGCTGCGGCCCGATCGTCCTGGACCGCCCGGACGGGTCGCTCGCCACACTCTCCATCGAGGGCCAGCCCGACCGTGCCGTCGCGCTCAAGCGCCGCGAGACGTCCGAGCTGATCGCGGAGGAGCTGCGCCGGCTGGACCCGGACGACACCTACGCGTCCGCGCTGCGGTACGGCGTGGACCGGCTGAGTGCCAACGCCGCCGAGGCCTCGTCCGAGGCCCCGGGAGCCGGCGGCGGGACTGCTGTCGCGACCGCCACGAAGGCACCGGCGGCGAAGAAGGCCGCCGCCAAGAGGGCTCCGGCGAAGAAGGCGGCCGCGAAGTGA
- a CDS encoding PadR family transcriptional regulator, producing MRLALLALLARGPAHGYELKQDLEQMLGSAYPQPNVGQIYVTLGRLEKSGLIEGEEVEQSSRPNKKIYHLTDAGREALRAWYEETADEPRVRDEFFMKLALAPTTGLADRIALINKQRRQYLNTMRNLSKLAAAENRDNRIAQLLIEGAMLHLQADLDWLERCQEELEELE from the coding sequence GTGCGGCTGGCCCTCCTGGCCCTGCTGGCGCGTGGCCCGGCCCACGGCTATGAGCTCAAGCAGGACCTTGAGCAGATGCTGGGCTCCGCGTACCCTCAGCCGAACGTCGGCCAGATCTATGTGACCCTCGGCCGCCTCGAGAAGTCGGGACTGATCGAGGGCGAGGAAGTCGAGCAGTCGAGCCGGCCCAACAAGAAGATCTACCACCTCACCGATGCCGGGCGGGAAGCGCTGCGCGCCTGGTACGAGGAGACGGCGGACGAGCCGCGGGTGCGGGACGAGTTCTTCATGAAGCTCGCGCTGGCACCCACGACCGGCCTCGCCGACCGGATCGCCCTCATCAACAAGCAGCGGCGCCAGTACCTGAACACCATGCGCAACCTGTCGAAACTCGCCGCCGCGGAGAACCGGGACAACCGCATCGCCCAGCTGCTCATAGAGGGCGCCATGCTGCATCTCCAGGCCGACCTCGACTGGCTGGAGCGCTGCCAGGAGGAATTGGAGGAGCTGGAATGA